A DNA window from Methanobacteriaceae archaeon contains the following coding sequences:
- a CDS encoding TCP-1/cpn60 chaperonin family protein gives MAQLSGQGQPVLILPEGTNRFLGRDAQRMNILAGKVLAETVRTTLGPKGMDKMLVDSLGDIVVTNDGVTILKEMDIEHPAAKMLVEVAKTQEDEVGDGTTTAVIIAGELLKKAENLLDQEIHPTIVAMGYRQAAEKAQEILSVIAIDADDRDTLMKVAMTAMTGKGTEKAREPLAELVVGAVKQVEEDGEIDTDHIKIEKKDGATIDDSQLVNGVIIDKEPVHPGMPKKVEDARIALLNSAIEVKETEVDAEIRITDPAQMQAFIEQEEQMIRDMVDKIADAGASVLFCQKGIDDLAQHYLAKAGIMAVRRVKKSDMEKLARATGATVVTNIEDLSFDDLGLAGSVAEKRISGEEMIFVEECKDPKSVTLLIRGSTEHVVDEIERAVEDAIGVVAATVEDGKVVAGGGAAEISIAKGLKEYADSISGREQLAVSAFAEALEVVPKTLAENAGLDSIDALVDLRAAHEKSLYMGLDVFKGEVTDMYRAGVIEPHRVKKQAIQSAAEAAEMILRIDDVIASSGAGKEPDMDDMGGMPGGMPPMM, from the coding sequence GTGGCACAATTAAGTGGACAAGGCCAACCAGTTTTAATATTACCGGAAGGTACTAACAGATTTTTAGGAAGAGATGCTCAGAGAATGAACATATTAGCAGGAAAAGTCTTAGCAGAAACCGTAAGGACTACTTTAGGTCCTAAGGGAATGGATAAAATGCTCGTGGACAGTTTAGGGGACATCGTTGTAACCAACGATGGAGTAACCATCCTCAAAGAAATGGACATCGAGCACCCTGCAGCTAAAATGTTAGTGGAAGTAGCAAAAACCCAAGAAGACGAAGTGGGAGATGGAACCACCACTGCAGTTATTATTGCTGGTGAGCTACTCAAAAAAGCAGAAAACCTCCTGGATCAGGAAATACACCCAACCATAGTAGCCATGGGGTACCGGCAAGCAGCTGAAAAGGCACAGGAAATCCTGAGTGTAATAGCCATAGATGCCGATGACAGGGATACCCTCATGAAAGTAGCCATGACAGCCATGACCGGAAAAGGAACTGAAAAAGCACGGGAACCACTAGCAGAACTGGTGGTAGGAGCAGTCAAACAGGTTGAAGAAGATGGGGAAATCGACACCGACCACATCAAAATCGAGAAAAAAGACGGAGCAACTATCGACGACTCCCAACTGGTAAATGGTGTAATTATAGACAAAGAACCAGTACACCCCGGCATGCCTAAAAAGGTGGAAGACGCACGAATCGCACTCTTAAACAGTGCTATAGAAGTTAAAGAAACAGAAGTAGATGCTGAAATCCGTATCACTGACCCCGCCCAGATGCAGGCCTTCATTGAACAGGAAGAACAGATGATCCGTGACATGGTGGACAAAATAGCAGATGCAGGTGCATCTGTACTCTTCTGTCAGAAAGGAATAGATGACCTGGCCCAGCACTACCTGGCTAAAGCAGGAATCATGGCAGTGCGCAGAGTCAAAAAATCAGACATGGAAAAACTAGCCCGAGCAACCGGAGCCACCGTGGTCACCAACATAGAAGATCTCTCCTTCGATGACCTGGGACTAGCCGGATCTGTTGCTGAGAAAAGAATCTCTGGCGAAGAAATGATCTTCGTGGAAGAATGCAAAGACCCCAAATCAGTCACCCTACTTATCCGCGGTTCTACTGAGCACGTGGTGGATGAAATCGAAAGAGCAGTTGAAGATGCCATTGGCGTAGTTGCTGCCACAGTAGAAGACGGAAAAGTGGTTGCTGGTGGAGGAGCTGCAGAAATCTCCATAGCCAAAGGATTAAAAGAATACGCTGACAGTATCAGTGGCCGTGAACAGCTAGCAGTATCTGCCTTTGCTGAAGCACTGGAAGTTGTACCCAAAACCCTGGCAGAAAACGCAGGACTGGACAGCATCGATGCTTTGGTAGACCTACGAGCAGCTCATGAAAAATCATTATACATGGGACTGGACGTATTCAAAGGTGAAGTCACCGATATGTACCGTGCTGGAGTTATCGAACCTCACCGGGTTAAAAAACAGGCAATCCAATCTGCTGCAGAAGCTGCTGAAATGATCCTAAGGATCGATGATGTCATTGCATCCTCTGGCGCAGGTAAAGAACCTGACATGGATGACATGGGCGGAATGCCTGGTGGAATGCCACCAATGATGTAA
- a CDS encoding rhodanese-like domain-containing protein encodes MFARKPSSQSDLDPNSAFKLIQENKDNPNFIILDVRTPGEFNQSHIEGSVQLDYQSRDFEKKLLDFDKNKIYLVYCRSGMRSGASIDIMAKMGFKNLYNMAGGIMGWENCGLPLKKP; translated from the coding sequence ATGTTCGCACGAAAACCGTCATCTCAAAGTGATCTGGATCCAAACTCTGCTTTTAAACTGATTCAGGAGAATAAAGATAACCCTAATTTTATTATACTTGATGTTAGAACCCCTGGAGAATTTAATCAGTCACATATTGAGGGTTCTGTACAATTAGACTACCAGTCAAGGGATTTCGAGAAAAAATTGCTTGATTTTGATAAAAATAAAATATATCTGGTTTACTGTCGTTCTGGTATGAGAAGCGGTGCCAGTATCGATATAATGGCCAAAATGGGGTTTAAAAATTTGTATAATATGGCTGGTGGAATAATGGGGTGGGAAAACTGTGGATTACCTCTAAAAAAGCCTTGA
- a CDS encoding thiolase domain-containing protein, with protein sequence MRDVAIIGVSQTKFGELWDISFRDLITEAGMKAVADAGIEGAELEAMYVGNMTAGLFIKQEHIASLIADHAGLTPIPCTRVEAACASGGLALRSGIMAVASGYHDVVISAGVEKMTDVVDPTPAIATASDQEWEAQQGVTFPSLYAMIARRHMHEYGTSREQLAMFSVNNHHNGALNPLAQYPFEIGVDQVLNSTMVADPLRLLDCSPVTDGAAAVILCPAEDARKYTDTPVYVKASAQASGTIALHDRRDITTIDSTVHASRTAYKMAGVGPKDIQAVEVHDCFSINGILAIEDLGFVEKGQGGQAVEDGMIAIDGQIPVNPSGGLKARGHPLGATGIAQAAEIVWQLRGDAGKRQVEGIELGMTHNIGGTGGTAAVHIFGR encoded by the coding sequence TTGAGAGATGTTGCAATTATTGGAGTTTCACAAACCAAATTTGGTGAATTGTGGGACATATCATTCAGGGATCTGATCACTGAAGCTGGAATGAAAGCTGTTGCCGATGCAGGTATTGAAGGAGCAGAACTGGAAGCCATGTATGTGGGGAACATGACTGCAGGTCTATTCATAAAACAGGAGCATATCGCCTCCCTCATTGCTGATCATGCCGGTCTGACACCCATACCTTGCACCAGGGTGGAAGCTGCCTGTGCATCAGGGGGTTTAGCCCTCAGAAGTGGAATAATGGCTGTGGCCTCTGGTTATCATGATGTGGTTATTTCCGCGGGAGTGGAGAAGATGACTGATGTTGTGGATCCCACCCCTGCCATTGCCACTGCATCAGATCAGGAATGGGAAGCCCAACAGGGAGTGACTTTCCCCTCACTCTATGCCATGATAGCTCGCCGACACATGCATGAATACGGAACCAGCAGGGAACAACTGGCCATGTTCAGTGTTAATAACCATCATAATGGTGCTTTGAACCCTTTAGCCCAGTACCCCTTCGAAATTGGGGTGGATCAGGTTTTAAACTCAACCATGGTGGCTGACCCCCTGAGATTGCTGGATTGTTCCCCGGTAACTGATGGTGCAGCAGCAGTTATACTGTGCCCTGCTGAGGATGCCCGTAAATACACAGACACCCCAGTCTATGTGAAGGCTTCAGCCCAGGCCTCAGGTACCATTGCACTCCATGACCGTAGGGACATCACCACCATTGACTCCACAGTACATGCCTCCAGAACTGCATATAAAATGGCAGGTGTGGGACCCAAAGACATTCAGGCAGTTGAAGTGCATGATTGTTTTAGTATAAATGGTATTTTAGCCATTGAAGACTTGGGATTCGTGGAAAAAGGACAGGGCGGTCAGGCTGTAGAAGATGGTATGATTGCAATTGATGGTCAAATACCGGTGAACCCCTCTGGAGGTCTTAAAGCACGTGGACACCCATTAGGAGCAACAGGTATTGCCCAGGCTGCTGAAATAGTATGGCAGCTGAGGGGAGATGCGGGTAAAAGACAAGTTGAGGGCATTGAATTGGGTATGACCCATAATATTGGCGGTACTGGTGGTACTGCTGCAGTGCATATCTTTGGTCGTTAA
- a CDS encoding hydroxymethylglutaryl-CoA synthase translates to MAGIVGYGVYIPSYRIKVEEIAKVWGDNPQAVSRGLVVNEKSVPAPDEDTATISVEAARNSLKRARINPQKIGAVYVGSESHPYAVKPTATIVAEAVEASPDLTAADMEFACKAGTAGIQACIGLVDSNSVEYGLAVGADTAQGAPSDALEYTASAGGAAYLIGSENTIADFEGTYSFTTDTPDFYRREGQPYPRHGGRFTGEPAYFKHVLSGAKGMMEKLGTEASDYDHAVFHQPNGKFYIRAAKKLGFKEEQYKTGLLTPMIGNTYSGATPLGLAAILDIAQPGERIFAVSYGSGAGSDAFSITVNDLINEKRDLAPKVQDMIQKKEYVNYAIYTKFKGKLRMAGLTPR, encoded by the coding sequence ATGGCAGGAATAGTGGGATATGGAGTTTACATACCTTCATACCGTATAAAAGTTGAAGAGATTGCAAAGGTCTGGGGTGATAATCCTCAGGCAGTTTCCAGAGGACTGGTAGTTAACGAAAAATCAGTGCCCGCCCCAGATGAAGACACCGCCACCATATCAGTGGAAGCTGCTCGTAATTCCTTAAAAAGAGCGCGTATAAATCCTCAAAAAATTGGAGCAGTTTATGTTGGTTCAGAATCACACCCTTACGCAGTTAAACCAACTGCCACCATAGTGGCAGAAGCTGTGGAAGCCAGCCCGGATCTCACAGCAGCGGACATGGAATTCGCATGTAAAGCTGGAACTGCAGGAATACAAGCCTGTATTGGACTGGTTGATTCTAATAGTGTTGAATATGGTCTTGCAGTCGGAGCAGACACTGCTCAGGGTGCTCCTAGTGATGCACTGGAGTACACTGCATCTGCTGGCGGAGCTGCCTATCTAATTGGATCCGAAAATACCATTGCTGATTTTGAAGGCACCTACAGTTTCACCACTGACACTCCTGACTTTTACCGAAGGGAAGGACAACCCTATCCTCGTCATGGAGGACGATTTACTGGTGAACCCGCTTACTTTAAACACGTGCTCTCGGGAGCCAAGGGAATGATGGAAAAATTGGGCACTGAAGCATCTGATTATGATCATGCCGTTTTCCACCAGCCCAATGGTAAATTTTACATCAGGGCTGCCAAAAAACTTGGATTTAAAGAAGAACAGTACAAAACCGGACTCTTAACACCCATGATTGGTAACACCTATTCTGGAGCAACACCACTGGGACTGGCAGCTATCTTGGATATTGCACAACCAGGTGAACGTATTTTCGCAGTTTCTTATGGTTCAGGTGCTGGTAGTGATGCATTCAGCATCACGGTTAATGATCTAATAAATGAAAAACGTGACTTGGCCCCCAAGGTTCAGGATATGATCCAGAAGAAAGAATACGTAAACTACGCCATATACACCAAGTTCAAAGGAAAATTGAGGATGGCAGGCCTCACTCCACGTTAA
- a CDS encoding 5-formyltetrahydrofolate cyclo-ligase, producing MTVKNKKKLREEIWSILDEDNLIRSSQSCVGKIPNFKEAPLAAIRLTNTLDWQYSQTVFTSPDSALKEVREYALRYGKNLIMATPKIKEGYLLINPKKVRGHEKIASTIKGAFRFGEKITSFPQIDLVVEGSLGVDLIGNRLGKGGGYADREISHLFNEGVINENTTLCTLVHSLQIKEKIPVEDHDEKINLIVTPEMVIRTDSITIKNYLK from the coding sequence ATGACTGTTAAGAATAAGAAGAAACTTAGGGAAGAAATATGGAGTATTCTAGATGAGGATAATCTTATCAGATCTTCCCAATCATGCGTAGGGAAAATTCCTAACTTTAAGGAGGCTCCTCTTGCAGCTATCCGACTTACAAATACACTTGACTGGCAATATTCACAAACAGTGTTCACCAGTCCGGATTCTGCTTTAAAGGAAGTACGTGAATATGCCCTTCGCTATGGTAAAAATCTGATAATGGCCACTCCCAAAATTAAGGAAGGATACCTTCTCATCAATCCCAAAAAAGTTAGGGGTCATGAAAAAATAGCATCTACCATTAAGGGCGCCTTTAGATTTGGTGAGAAAATAACTAGTTTCCCCCAGATAGACTTGGTGGTGGAGGGTTCTCTGGGTGTTGATCTAATTGGAAACCGTTTGGGTAAAGGTGGAGGGTATGCTGATCGTGAAATTTCTCATTTATTTAATGAAGGGGTTATAAATGAAAATACAACCCTGTGCACGCTAGTTCATTCCCTGCAAATTAAAGAAAAAATTCCAGTCGAGGATCATGATGAAAAAATTAACCTGATTGTAACACCGGAAATGGTGATAAGAACAGATTCTATAACAATAAAAAATTATTTGAAATAA
- a CDS encoding ferritin-like domain-containing protein: MDKKDIIAMLNEDFVAELETTMTYVFNSFMMDECDPSRVTEAISVDEMRHMWWLADLITKRGGKPIMNHKELDYGGDNLQEMLQRQIEMESEGIDRYTHQIEVIDDEEVVGVLKHIRDEERRHRKEFRDRLDNLKQD, encoded by the coding sequence TTGGACAAGAAAGATATAATTGCCATGTTAAATGAGGATTTCGTTGCGGAACTGGAAACAACCATGACCTATGTGTTTAATTCATTCATGATGGACGAATGCGACCCCAGCAGAGTTACAGAAGCCATATCAGTTGATGAAATGAGACATATGTGGTGGTTAGCCGATCTGATAACCAAAAGAGGGGGAAAACCAATCATGAATCACAAAGAACTGGATTATGGTGGAGATAACCTGCAAGAAATGCTTCAAAGGCAGATAGAGATGGAATCTGAAGGTATTGATAGATACACCCACCAGATTGAAGTTATTGACGATGAAGAAGTGGTGGGAGTTCTTAAACATATCAGAGATGAAGAAAGACGACACCGTAAAGAGTTCCGTGACCGTTTGGATAATTTAAAACAGGATTAA
- a CDS encoding PaaI family thioesterase, translating into MDKILEFFENDRFAAVSGIEVVDISPGKATTRMEVSDMHLNGVGTVHGGALFTLADFTFALAANSHGTVTVAINANISYLKAVKSGVLTAEARELSSGGRIASYTVEIYDEVRDLVSVFQGMAYRKREKIDDLLNSVVEQD; encoded by the coding sequence ATGGATAAAATCCTGGAATTCTTTGAAAATGACCGTTTTGCTGCGGTAAGCGGTATTGAAGTGGTTGACATCTCCCCTGGAAAAGCCACTACTAGGATGGAAGTGTCTGATATGCACCTTAACGGTGTTGGAACTGTGCATGGAGGTGCTCTATTCACATTAGCAGATTTTACTTTTGCCCTTGCTGCTAATTCACACGGCACCGTTACTGTGGCCATTAACGCCAATATATCCTATTTGAAAGCTGTTAAAAGTGGAGTTTTAACTGCAGAGGCCCGTGAATTATCCAGCGGAGGTAGAATTGCCAGCTACACTGTAGAAATTTATGATGAGGTTCGGGACCTGGTTAGTGTATTTCAGGGCATGGCTTACCGAAAAAGGGAAAAAATTGATGATTTATTAAATTCCGTTGTTGAACAGGACTAA
- a CDS encoding DUF11 domain-containing protein, producing the protein MILFMAGSVCAQEQAIEANKTAQVTDIDTATVYIEVNGSSSSTRLPADVVFAIDASGSMTTSDPTGLRKTGAISFINKMNNTTDKVGVVNWANIIKQQQGLTSNFNQAINVVNQNTPGGTTNGALAMETSINILSLSSLPANQRNIILLTDGIFNAGGNATHTPNQRAIYFANLAKSMGYNVYTIGLGPDVDPVVLTQMASVINGVPQYYFANNASVIESVYNQIFQSITTKAKDITVTDVIPNYMTYMGATITPTTNVLNPDGSRTLTWFIPTLGHGQTWNVSYQLMSTINGFNIPTNVVANITYTDPNNIKGNLTLPIPQVDFPACLNVTKEGNPEPVWPGSLLTYEMSIRNNGPHTAWIVSFSDVLPTEVQNAQYSLDYINWSPYTSGQNVVLGSYSVGQIVNFWVRGVVDTAATPPATLTNTVNAYVNGTLCKNATFISNLIPAADLAISKTANQTHDLTSGQNVTFTLTVTNLGPNTANDVKAYDPIPNGIASFGAANPSQGTWDHLTGIWNIGTLTSGQTVTLEFNATISNTFIGNTTNIVRVNGTEFDPNPLNNHDSITIFVENPYVPTADLSICKKVDSSTPDFGDTIHFTIGVCNAGPDDAENVVVTDVWPTGLIFVSSTPVPSSVVGNIYTWNLGTIGNNQNATINITAIVNATGLITNFVNVTTTTFDPHPDNNATVTITVSEAAHVVLDKTVDNPTPNYWSLVTFTITAFNTGPNDAQGVEVTDILPAGLTYFSSVFTPGTTYNPNTGIWNIGTILNGTSVFLNITANVTGIGKITNWAFVSNQTTFDKEEWSKDNETINVPDASIFKLNKEWRATQDGTPITTAQYLDNVWIVFSATNIGPSNATITLSDILPAGFTPDSYWQYKFDSGIWNNIPAIWPGFVSTTVNVGQTFWISIPGQITVANTTLNNTVNQTTQNTYNPEYPKGPPFGNASAQLDIPPHAHITITKTVNNSTPNYGSTIIFTVTVHNDGPNDASDVQVIDELPNGLVFVSYWSSKGIYDSMTGLWDVGTLLNGTTATLNITALVNATGEMTNWANEVNATINVPPAADLEITKTVSNPRPYIHELIYFTLIVQNKGPDTATNVYVTDKLPEGAVYISSSANYGSYDPNTGIWTIGNLPRGAVAQLVITVGVEKVGPLENHAHVYSDTYDPILDNQNATATLDVQAIPVNGKTVPMQKTGAPLGALLLALLMLLSGVFSAKRK; encoded by the coding sequence ATGATACTTTTTATGGCCGGTTCTGTGTGTGCTCAGGAACAGGCTATAGAAGCAAATAAAACCGCACAAGTAACTGATATTGATACGGCCACGGTTTATATAGAAGTGAATGGATCGAGTAGTTCAACCCGACTTCCTGCTGACGTGGTTTTTGCTATAGATGCTTCTGGAAGTATGACTACCAGTGACCCCACCGGTCTTAGAAAAACTGGAGCCATCAGTTTCATAAATAAAATGAACAACACCACCGATAAAGTTGGTGTGGTTAATTGGGCTAACATAATAAAACAGCAGCAAGGTTTAACCAGTAACTTCAACCAAGCCATTAATGTGGTGAACCAGAACACTCCTGGAGGAACCACTAACGGTGCTCTGGCAATGGAAACATCCATCAATATACTCAGTTTATCCTCACTTCCCGCTAACCAAAGAAATATAATCTTACTAACAGACGGAATCTTTAATGCAGGAGGTAATGCTACACACACTCCTAACCAGAGGGCCATATACTTTGCTAACCTGGCTAAAAGTATGGGATACAATGTCTACACCATAGGTTTGGGACCGGATGTTGATCCTGTTGTATTAACCCAGATGGCATCAGTTATCAATGGCGTGCCGCAATATTATTTTGCCAACAACGCTTCTGTCATTGAAAGTGTCTATAACCAGATATTCCAAAGTATAACCACTAAAGCCAAAGATATCACAGTTACCGATGTTATACCGAACTATATGACCTATATGGGTGCTACTATAACTCCAACCACCAATGTTTTAAACCCGGATGGTAGCAGAACATTAACCTGGTTTATCCCAACTCTGGGACATGGGCAAACATGGAACGTGAGTTACCAATTAATGTCCACCATTAATGGATTCAACATTCCCACCAACGTAGTAGCAAACATCACTTACACAGACCCCAATAACATTAAAGGAAACTTAACCTTACCCATACCCCAAGTAGACTTCCCAGCATGCCTTAATGTGACCAAAGAAGGGAACCCTGAGCCTGTTTGGCCTGGAAGTTTATTGACTTATGAAATGAGCATACGAAACAATGGCCCCCACACTGCCTGGATTGTGAGCTTTTCTGATGTTCTACCAACTGAAGTTCAAAATGCACAATACTCCCTGGATTATATTAACTGGAGTCCTTACACTTCAGGGCAGAATGTAGTTCTTGGAAGCTATTCTGTTGGTCAGATTGTAAATTTCTGGGTTAGAGGAGTAGTAGATACCGCCGCAACACCCCCAGCAACTCTCACTAACACAGTGAATGCATATGTTAATGGAACCTTATGTAAAAATGCAACATTTATCAGCAATTTAATCCCGGCCGCAGACCTGGCCATATCAAAAACAGCAAATCAAACACATGACCTGACCTCTGGACAAAACGTAACCTTCACCCTAACAGTTACAAACCTCGGACCCAACACCGCAAATGACGTGAAGGCATACGACCCTATACCAAATGGAATAGCATCATTTGGTGCTGCCAATCCCAGTCAGGGAACTTGGGATCATCTCACCGGAATATGGAACATTGGAACTTTAACTTCTGGTCAAACAGTGACCCTTGAATTCAACGCCACCATAAGTAACACTTTCATAGGAAATACAACCAACATAGTCAGGGTCAACGGAACTGAATTCGACCCCAATCCCCTAAACAACCATGATTCAATAACAATTTTTGTAGAAAACCCTTATGTACCCACAGCAGATCTCTCAATCTGCAAAAAAGTAGACAGTTCAACACCAGATTTTGGTGATACCATTCACTTCACCATTGGTGTGTGCAATGCAGGACCGGATGATGCTGAAAATGTTGTGGTCACAGATGTATGGCCAACTGGCCTGATTTTCGTGTCCTCCACACCAGTACCATCCTCAGTCGTGGGAAACATATACACCTGGAACTTAGGAACCATTGGAAATAATCAAAATGCAACCATAAATATAACTGCAATAGTAAATGCCACTGGATTGATAACCAATTTCGTTAATGTAACCACAACAACCTTCGATCCACACCCTGATAACAATGCAACCGTCACCATAACTGTAAGCGAAGCTGCACATGTAGTGCTAGACAAAACAGTTGATAATCCAACACCGAATTATTGGAGTTTAGTAACATTTACCATCACAGCATTTAACACTGGACCCAACGATGCCCAGGGTGTGGAAGTAACAGATATTCTACCAGCTGGATTAACCTACTTTTCATCAGTATTTACACCAGGAACAACATATAACCCGAATACTGGAATATGGAATATAGGAACAATATTAAATGGCACGAGTGTATTCCTGAACATAACAGCCAACGTGACTGGAATAGGAAAAATAACCAACTGGGCTTTTGTGAGTAACCAAACCACCTTTGACAAAGAGGAATGGAGCAAAGATAACGAAACCATCAATGTGCCAGACGCATCTATATTTAAACTTAATAAAGAGTGGAGGGCAACCCAGGACGGAACACCTATAACCACAGCCCAGTACCTAGATAATGTTTGGATAGTATTCAGTGCTACCAATATCGGTCCGAGTAATGCTACAATTACTCTAAGTGATATTCTACCAGCAGGATTCACACCAGACAGTTACTGGCAATATAAATTTGATTCTGGAATCTGGAATAATATACCTGCAATATGGCCTGGATTTGTAAGTACAACGGTTAATGTAGGCCAAACATTTTGGATATCAATACCTGGACAGATTACAGTAGCTAACACCACACTCAACAACACTGTAAATCAAACTACACAAAACACTTATAACCCAGAATACCCCAAGGGACCACCATTTGGTAACGCTAGTGCACAATTGGACATACCACCTCATGCCCATATCACAATTACCAAAACAGTGAACAACTCCACACCAAACTATGGAAGTACGATTATATTCACGGTAACAGTACATAACGACGGACCAAACGATGCCTCAGACGTGCAAGTTATAGATGAATTACCAAACGGACTGGTATTCGTTTCATACTGGTCCTCCAAAGGAATATATGACTCGATGACCGGATTATGGGATGTGGGAACGTTATTAAACGGCACCACCGCAACTCTAAACATCACCGCACTGGTAAATGCAACTGGGGAAATGACCAACTGGGCAAATGAAGTCAATGCAACGATAAACGTACCACCAGCAGCAGATCTGGAAATTACTAAAACAGTCAGTAATCCTCGTCCTTACATCCATGAACTAATCTACTTCACCCTAATCGTGCAGAACAAAGGGCCGGATACTGCTACCAATGTCTATGTCACAGATAAACTGCCGGAAGGTGCTGTATACATCAGCTCCAGTGCCAACTATGGATCATACGATCCTAATACAGGCATATGGACCATAGGAAACCTGCCAAGAGGTGCAGTTGCCCAACTGGTAATAACTGTTGGAGTAGAAAAGGTTGGACCGTTAGAAAACCATGCACACGTTTATTCCGACACTTACGATCCAATCTTAGACAACCAGAATGCCACGGCCACACTTGATGTGCAAGCCATTCCAGTTAATGGGAAAACTGTGCCCATGCAAAAGACAGGTGCACCATTAGGGGCTCTTTTATTAGCCCTGTTAATGCTACTATCTGGTGTGTTTAGTGCAAAAAGAAAATAA